In Archangium lipolyticum, a single window of DNA contains:
- a CDS encoding sensor histidine kinase, which yields MTWTEGGIDHQARTDLPSARILVVDDHAPNLLTLEATLGDLGEVVKAHSGEEALLHLLREDFALILLDVQMPGLDGFETARLIKERERSRFIPIIFLTARSRDASHVFRGYAQGAVDYVLKPFAPEILRSKVSVFVELFLKEEQLKRQEALLRRREREALERESAYRYRLLGDAMPLCVFAASPDGRLRYGNRAWTELSGLPAEAVEDLWRSEVVHAEDQSSVHAAWCHSVSTGQPFEVQFRLLRHSDLAYRWHLGRAVPERNERGRITGWIITATDIDDQKRAEEELARASAAKDAFMAAASHELRTPLAAAKMQVQLAKRKFGHELTDGPRRAFEGLDRQVDRMTKLVSDLLDVSRLLTGRLSLEVEEFDLVPLLRTSCERLQALSTDHRLRLEAPARLPMRGDPGRIEQVVTNLVSNAIRYSPHGGPVELRVWAEDGQVALRVRDHGIGIPSEKLALIFERFGQAHGARYGGLGLGLTISQGIIEQHGGRIWAESRGVEGEGSTFHVRLPVQSRLS from the coding sequence ATGACGTGGACCGAGGGGGGAATCGACCATCAGGCCCGGACGGACCTCCCGTCCGCACGCATCCTGGTGGTCGACGACCACGCACCGAATCTCCTCACGCTGGAAGCCACCCTGGGCGACCTGGGTGAGGTGGTGAAGGCCCACTCGGGAGAGGAGGCGCTCCTCCATCTGCTGCGGGAGGACTTCGCCCTCATCCTGCTGGATGTGCAGATGCCCGGGCTGGATGGTTTCGAGACGGCCCGCCTCATCAAGGAGCGCGAGCGCTCGCGCTTCATCCCCATCATCTTCCTCACCGCGCGCAGCCGGGACGCCTCGCACGTGTTCCGGGGCTATGCCCAGGGCGCGGTGGACTATGTGCTCAAGCCCTTCGCGCCGGAAATCCTGCGCTCGAAGGTGTCCGTCTTCGTGGAGCTGTTCCTCAAGGAGGAGCAGCTCAAGCGGCAGGAGGCGCTGCTGCGCCGGCGCGAGCGCGAGGCCCTGGAGCGGGAGAGCGCCTACCGCTACCGGCTGCTCGGTGACGCCATGCCCCTGTGCGTGTTCGCCGCCAGCCCGGATGGACGGCTGCGCTATGGCAACCGGGCCTGGACGGAGCTGTCCGGCCTGCCCGCGGAGGCCGTGGAGGACTTATGGCGCTCGGAGGTGGTGCACGCGGAGGATCAATCCTCCGTGCATGCCGCCTGGTGCCACTCGGTGAGCACCGGCCAGCCCTTCGAGGTGCAGTTCCGGCTGCTGCGCCACAGTGACCTGGCGTACCGCTGGCACCTGGGCCGCGCCGTGCCGGAGCGCAACGAGCGCGGGCGCATCACCGGGTGGATCATCACCGCCACGGACATCGACGACCAGAAGCGGGCCGAGGAGGAGCTGGCCCGGGCGAGCGCGGCGAAGGACGCCTTCATGGCGGCCGCCTCGCACGAGCTGCGCACGCCCCTGGCCGCCGCGAAGATGCAGGTGCAGCTGGCGAAGCGGAAGTTCGGCCACGAGCTGACGGACGGGCCGCGCCGGGCCTTCGAGGGGTTGGACCGGCAGGTGGACCGGATGACCAAGCTGGTGTCGGACCTGTTGGACGTGAGCCGGTTGCTCACGGGCCGGTTATCCCTGGAAGTGGAGGAGTTCGACCTGGTGCCCCTGTTGCGCACGTCCTGCGAGCGGCTGCAGGCGCTCTCCACGGACCATCGGCTGCGTCTGGAGGCCCCCGCGCGGCTCCCCATGCGGGGGGACCCGGGGCGTATCGAGCAGGTGGTGACCAACCTGGTCTCCAACGCCATCCGCTACTCCCCTCATGGGGGGCCGGTGGAACTGCGGGTCTGGGCCGAGGATGGCCAGGTGGCGCTCCGGGTGAGGGACCATGGCATTGGCATCCCCTCGGAGAAGCTTGCGCTCATCTTCGAACGCTTCGGGCAGGCCCATGGCGCACGTTATGGCGGTCTTGGCTTGGGGTTGACGATTTCCCAGGGCATTATCGAGCAACATGGTGGGCGCATCTGGGCGGAGTCCCGGGGTGTGGAGGGCGAGGGTAGTACCTTCCACGTGCGCCTGCCCGTCCAATCCAGGCTTTCATGA
- a CDS encoding DUF5985 family protein, with amino-acid sequence MAEAVFVLCAVTSLACAVLLLRGYARNRVPLLLWSSLCFVGLAVNNMLLVVDLIIIPGRDLLLLRNLSALLSLALLIFGLVWDSE; translated from the coding sequence ATGGCTGAGGCAGTCTTCGTTCTATGCGCGGTGACCAGCCTGGCCTGTGCGGTGCTGCTCCTCCGGGGCTATGCCCGCAACCGGGTTCCCCTGTTGCTGTGGAGCAGCCTGTGTTTCGTCGGGCTGGCGGTGAACAACATGCTGCTGGTGGTGGACCTGATCATCATCCCCGGGAGGGATCTGCTGCTGCTGCGCAACCTGTCCGCGCTCCTGTCGCTCGCGCTCCTGATCTTCGGACTCGTGTGGGATTCCGAATGA
- a CDS encoding DUF5985 family protein, whose product MNDFISGMTSALCCVAGLFFLRFWRKTRDRFFAFFATSFLLMAVHRMVSLYLRDDSEHLLTAYVIRLLTFVLILVAIVDKNRGTPRKKDSSPPRPVDSVR is encoded by the coding sequence ATGAACGACTTCATCTCCGGCATGACGTCCGCCCTGTGCTGTGTCGCGGGGCTGTTCTTCCTGCGGTTCTGGCGCAAGACGCGCGACAGGTTCTTCGCCTTCTTCGCCACCTCCTTCCTGCTGATGGCGGTGCACCGCATGGTGAGTCTGTACCTGCGGGACGACAGCGAGCACCTCCTCACGGCGTACGTCATCCGGCTGTTGACCTTCGTGCTCATCCTGGTGGCCATCGTGGACAAGAACCGTGGCACGCCGCGCAAGAAGGACTCGTCCCCGCCGCGGCCCGTGGACTCCGTCCGCTGA
- a CDS encoding 2-keto-4-pentenoate hydratase, whose amino-acid sequence MTEHMQAELALLLDQARLEAREIPPLTRQHPDLTLRDAYAIQAEGIRLRTARGERVVGLKMGLTSEAKRRQMNLDSPVYGVLTDRMRVPAHGTLRLQGAIHPKIEPEIAFRTSRELRGRITRDQALDACASVFAAMEILDSRYLDFKYFSLPDVVADNSSSSLFVLATTERPPRELDLPHLQMVMEVNGERVQAARSDAISGDPVLSLIQLCELLEQHGQSLPAGSIVLAGAATAAHMLKPGDHVRLTVDGLGEVAVSVGT is encoded by the coding sequence ATGACGGAACACATGCAGGCGGAGCTTGCGCTGTTGCTGGACCAGGCCCGGCTGGAGGCCCGGGAGATTCCGCCCCTCACCCGGCAGCACCCGGACCTCACCCTCCGGGACGCCTATGCCATCCAGGCCGAGGGCATCCGCCTGCGCACCGCTCGCGGCGAGCGCGTGGTGGGCCTGAAGATGGGGCTCACCTCCGAGGCCAAGCGCCGGCAGATGAACCTGGACTCGCCGGTGTATGGGGTGCTCACCGACCGCATGCGCGTGCCCGCCCATGGCACGCTGCGGCTCCAGGGCGCCATCCACCCGAAGATCGAACCGGAGATCGCCTTCCGCACCTCGCGCGAGCTACGCGGCCGCATCACCCGCGACCAGGCGCTGGATGCCTGCGCGAGCGTCTTCGCCGCGATGGAGATCCTCGACTCGCGCTACCTCGACTTCAAATACTTCTCCCTGCCCGACGTGGTGGCGGACAACTCCTCGTCCTCGCTCTTCGTGCTGGCCACCACCGAGCGGCCACCCCGGGAGCTGGACCTGCCCCACCTCCAGATGGTGATGGAGGTGAATGGCGAGCGCGTGCAGGCGGCGCGCTCGGACGCCATCTCGGGAGACCCGGTGCTGTCCCTCATCCAGCTGTGCGAGCTGCTCGAGCAGCACGGCCAATCCCTTCCCGCCGGCAGCATCGTGCTCGCGGGCGCCGCCACCGCGGCACACATGCTCAAGCCCGGAGACCACGTCCGCCTCACCGTGGATGGACTGGGTGAGGTCGCGGTCTCCGTCGGGACCTGA
- a CDS encoding cupin domain-containing protein encodes MSRHVRRHQLLGLGLGALTGLLVACGGEQPRGSTSEGMVSSTSSLEEAAPAGMIVYSTRGKPVSDAGFVWLGPPEVLGGQVLEGNPQIFARIDYSHGGKTVGLFKATKGKIRVTFPFSEHATILEGQVTITDQTGKRHTFKEGDSYFIRQGQVVTWEVKGKEVIKSFFNIVEPQ; translated from the coding sequence ATGTCTCGTCACGTTCGCCGCCACCAATTGTTGGGCCTGGGTCTGGGTGCTCTGACGGGATTGTTGGTGGCCTGCGGCGGCGAGCAGCCGCGGGGTTCCACCTCGGAGGGCATGGTCTCCTCGACCTCGTCGCTCGAGGAGGCGGCTCCCGCCGGGATGATCGTCTACTCCACGCGGGGCAAGCCCGTGAGCGACGCGGGTTTCGTGTGGCTGGGGCCACCGGAGGTGCTGGGCGGGCAGGTGCTCGAGGGCAACCCGCAGATCTTCGCCCGCATCGACTACAGCCACGGCGGCAAGACGGTGGGCCTCTTCAAGGCGACGAAGGGGAAGATCCGGGTGACCTTCCCCTTCTCCGAGCACGCCACCATCCTCGAGGGTCAGGTCACCATCACGGACCAGACGGGCAAGCGCCACACGTTCAAGGAGGGTGACAGCTACTTCATCCGCCAGGGACAGGTGGTCACCTGGGAGGTGAAGGGCAAGGAGGTCATCAAGTCGTTCTTCAACATCGTCGAGCCCCAGTAG